In the Opitutaceae bacterium genome, one interval contains:
- the trxB gene encoding thioredoxin-disulfide reductase encodes MSQEVENIIIVGTGCAGLTAAIYAARANLNPLVLEGNQPGGQLTTTSEVENFPGFPEGIDGFVLMDNLRKQATRFGTRFEQAYITSVDFSQPVRVLKTAERDYKARAVIIATGASPRMIGVPGEKELFGGGGVTTCATCDGAFYRNMDVVVVGGGDSAAEEALFLTRFCSKVTLIHRRDELRASPIMADRVKNHPKIETCWDTVVTEVIGVAEKAVSGVRVRNVKTGVESTLDCKGVFVAIGHRPNTGPFASQIDLDENGYFLPAPGSQVRTRVPGIYTAGDCADHVYRQAITAAGMGCQAAIEAERWLAEQTD; translated from the coding sequence ATGAGCCAGGAAGTTGAAAATATCATCATCGTCGGAACCGGATGCGCCGGTCTGACCGCTGCCATCTATGCCGCCCGGGCCAATCTCAATCCGCTTGTCCTCGAAGGCAACCAACCGGGCGGGCAGTTGACCACCACTTCCGAAGTGGAGAACTTTCCGGGGTTTCCCGAAGGAATCGACGGCTTCGTCCTGATGGACAACCTTCGCAAACAGGCGACCCGCTTCGGAACCCGGTTTGAGCAGGCGTACATCACCTCCGTCGATTTCTCCCAGCCGGTCCGTGTCCTCAAGACCGCCGAACGGGACTACAAGGCACGGGCCGTTATCATAGCCACCGGTGCCTCTCCGCGGATGATCGGGGTCCCCGGGGAGAAGGAACTCTTCGGCGGTGGCGGCGTCACCACCTGCGCCACCTGCGACGGCGCCTTTTACCGCAATATGGACGTGGTCGTGGTCGGCGGAGGCGATTCCGCTGCCGAGGAAGCCCTCTTCCTGACCCGATTCTGCTCCAAGGTCACCCTGATCCATCGCCGCGATGAATTGCGGGCCTCCCCGATCATGGCCGACAGGGTCAAGAACCACCCCAAGATCGAAACCTGTTGGGATACCGTCGTGACCGAGGTCATCGGCGTCGCGGAAAAAGCCGTCTCCGGGGTCAGGGTCCGTAACGTCAAGACCGGGGTCGAAAGCACCCTCGACTGCAAGGGAGTCTTCGTGGCCATCGGGCACCGGCCCAATACCGGCCCGTTTGCCTCACAGATCGACCTCGACGAGAACGGCTATTTCCTCCCCGCCCCCGGAAGTCAGGTGCGGACCCGTGTGCCAGGGATCTACACGGCGGGCGATTGCGCCGATCACGTCTACCGTCAGGCCATCACCGCCGCAGGCATGGGCTGCCAGGCCGCTATTGAAGCTGAACGCTGGCTGGCCGAACAGACCGACTGA